The proteins below are encoded in one region of Helianthus annuus cultivar XRQ/B chromosome 2, HanXRQr2.0-SUNRISE, whole genome shotgun sequence:
- the LOC118486418 gene encoding uncharacterized protein LOC118486418: MNFLSLNIRGLGEGVKNKAGWVKEIKRENGIDFMALQEIQFSDISGIEFEKFWGTGKFEMDHVPAVGRSGGVVSLWDPSVFKVHDSIKHPNFLLTMGVIKGINRAINIINVYAPQKVPLKKALWEDIGVVLGSYTGWWVIMGDFNAVRFMEEKRNSNFNKNCASNFNEFIFENGLIEYDLKGRKFTYHKDNSNKQSKIDRFLVCHDFFNAWPVACLRELPRVHSDHCPLVLSCSDKNFGPKPFRFFNSWLERKDFDEVVQKANDSFIGNGEPEVVLMHKFKVIREDIKKWKKKDEVSEERKLLEEEEWSKVECLKDLRELEGYKIKDLKQRARIRWDLEGDENSAFFHGYINSRRALNNIPGLMVDGKWISKPSLVKREIMHFFKKAFEEKTKDRPRLNCHIIRRLSEEDAAILTVPFRNEEIKSAVKGTIEAGCSSSFITLIPKSKDPVGLRDYRPINLIGVISKTISKILANRLKKAYDNVNWSFLLDIMDQMGFPNLWWLEGVLKGIQTPNNGPVISHLLYADDALLIGNWDRENVVNVARCLRIFYLCSGLKINLLKSNLYGLGVDNSEITEMAKVIGCNTGNIPLTYLGITVGANMNRINSWNPIIEVFNKRVADRVQGNEGFSWHWSRLPESDDELKEWLECLEVLNMVRLFNDKDSWYWNDGSQDSFSVKSVKKALIIERGHCHLPNFVWCKWVPLKCNVMAWRGNLDRLATRVNLRRRNVDITSVLCPFYEEYEETVEHLFTACLVANRVWAAFSTWCNIPPIFAFDFKDILDTHNHIQAGKKSKKIIYGLSKLPFCSM, translated from the exons ATGAATTTCCTTTCTTTGAATATCAGAGGTCTTGGGGAGGGGGTTAAAAATAAAGCGGGGTGGGTTAAAGAGATAAAAAGAGAGAATGGGATTGATTTCATGGCTTTGCAAGAAATACAATTCAGTGACATTTCAGGTATAGAGTTTGAGAAATTTTGGGGAACGGGCAAATTCGAGATGGATCACGTGCCGGCGGTCGGAAGATCTGGTGGAGTTGTTAGTTTATGGGATCCAAGCGTTTTTAAGGTACATGATTCTATCAAGCATCCTAATTTTTTATTAACTATGGGGGTTATTAAGGGGATTAATAGAGCTATTAATATTATTAACGTGTACGCTCCGCAAAAAGTCCCTCTAAAAAAGGCTCTGTGGGAGGATATTGGGGTGGTTTTGGGGAGTTATACGGGTTGGTGGGTGATTATGGGGGACTTTAATGCGGTTCGTTTTATGGAAGAAAAGAGGAATTCCAATTTTAATAAAAACTGTGCTTCTAATTTCAATGAGTTTATCTTCGAAAATGGGTTGATAGAATATGATTTGAAAGGTAGGAAATTCACTTATCATAAAGACAACAGTAATAAGCAAAGCAAGATCGATAGATTTTTGGTTTGTCATGATTTTTTCAACGCTTGGCCGGTGGCTTGCCTTAGGGAGTTACCAAGGGTTCACTCGGATCACTGTCCTCTTGTTTTGAGTTGCTCGGATAAAAACTTTGGCCCCAAGCCATTTAGGTTTTTCAACTCCTGGTTGGAGAGGAAAGATTTCGACGAGGTGGTGCAAAAAGCAAACGACTCTTTTATAGGGAACGGGGAACCTGAAGTGGTCTTAATGCATAAATTCAAGGTGATTAGGGAGGATATTAAAAAGTGGAAAAAGAAG GACGAAGTTTCAGAGGAGAGAAAGTTGTTAGAAGAGGAGGAGTGGTCTAAGGTGGAATGCTTGAAAGATTTAAGGGAGCTCGAAGGATACAAAATTAAAGATCTCAAACAAAGAGCTAGAATTAGATGGGATTTGGAAGGTGATGAAAACTCGGCTTTTTTTCATGGGTATATAAATAGTAGAAGAGCTCTTAACAATATCCCAGGTCTTATGGTAGACGGAAAGTGGATTTCAAAACCATCCTTGGTCAAAAGAGAAATTATGCACTTCTTCAAAAAGGCTTTCGAGGAAAAAACCAAAGACAGACCAAGACTCAATTGTCACATCATTAGGCGTCTCTCAGAGGAAGACGCTGCGATTTTGACGGTCCCGTTTAGGAACGAAGAGATCAAAAGTGCTGT CAAAGGTACTATTGAGGCGGGGTGTAGCTCATCTTTTATTACTCTTATTCCAAAAAGCAAGGATCCGGTGGGGTTGAGAGACTATAGGCCTATTAATCTAATTGGGGTGATAAGCAAAACTATTTCTAAGATTCTTGCTAACCGCCTCAAAAAG gcgTATGATAATGTGAATTGGAGTTTTCTTTTGGATATTATGGATCAAATGGGTTTTCCTAATTTATGGT GGCTCGAAGGGGTGTTAAAAGGAATTCAAACTCCTAATAACGGTCCGGTTATTTCGCATCTTTTGTATGCGGATGATGCTCTGTTAATCGGGAATTGGGATAGGGAAAATGTGGTAAATGTGGCCAGATGTTTAAGAATATTCTATTTATGTTCTGGATTAAAAATCAACCTTCTTAAATCTAACTTGTACGGATTGGGTGTGGATAATAGCGAGATTACGGAAATGGCTAAGGTGATCGGGTGTAACACTGGTAATATTCCGCTTACATACTTGGGGATCACGGTGGGGGCTAATATGAATAGAATTAACAGTTGGAACCCGATAATCGAGGTTTTCAACAAAAG GGTTGCGGATAGAGTTCAAGGTAATGAGGGCTTTTCTTGGCATTGGTCTAGACTTCCCGAATCCGATGACGAGCTTAAAGAATGGCTGGAATGTCTAGAGGTTCTCAACATGGTGAGGCTTTTCAACGATAAGGATTCGTGGTACTGGAATGACGGTAGCCAGGATAGTTTCTCAGTGAAGTCTGTCAAAAAGGCTTTAATTATTGAGAGAGGTCATTGCCACCTTCCTAATTTTGTCTGGTGTAAATGGGTGCCTCTCAAATGCAATGTTATGGCTTGGAGAGGTAATTTGGATAGGCTAGCAACAAGAGTTAATTTAAGGCGAAGGAATGTGGACATTACATCGGTTTTGTGTCCTTTTTATGAAGAATACGAGGAAACGGTGGAGCATTTATTTACTGCATGTTTGGTTGCTAATCGTGTGTGGGCGGCTTTCAGTACGTGGTGCAACATCCCTCCTATTTTCGCCTTCGACTTCAAAGATATTCTGGATACTCATAATCATATCCAGGCTGGTAAGAAATCGAAGAAGATAATTTACGGCTTG agtaaacttccattttgctccATGTAG
- the LOC110899536 gene encoding uncharacterized protein LOC110899536, with protein MAIGRPADRDGRRSEAGFDNGAEKGSNGFAKFYVARLPERCSSKDISKSLEPYGKVEGVYVARKRDKNGFRFGFASFSGVKDVEELEKKMKNVWMGSYRLFINIARFTADNDDVRGNRDSKGKKKIQGHRTQEVRYQAYKDQGGSSSRPFAPSGKSYADVLSGNQQEVGIMKEVVASVFAKAFEELHGKAIIGRKRRIYGRFGKMNVLLKEEKYGDTTIKYLGGLSILLVFKSSFEADIFRADIPGFGWFDSVESWTGQMIAFERLAWLNIYGVPLHLSGNETFDSVGRCFGKVIHASQRQPEDNILT; from the coding sequence ATGGCGATCGGAAGACCGGCGGACCGGGACGGCCGGAGATCGGAAGCGGGTTTCGACAATGGGGCAGAGAAGGGTTCAAACGGTTTTGCGAAGTTCTACGTGGCAAGGTTACCGGAGAGATGTAGCTCGAAAGATATATCGAAATCTTTAGAACCATATGGGAAGGTTGAGGGAGTGTATGTTGCGAGAAAAAGAGACAAGAATGGTTTCCGTTTCGGTTTCGCCAGCTTCAGCGGAGTAAAGGATGTGGAGGAACTGGAAAAAAAGATGAAAAACGTATGGATGGGCAGCTACAGACTTTTCATCAATATAGCCAGGTTCACCGCGGATAACGACGACGTGAGGGGTAATCGGGACAGCAAGGGTAAGAAGAAGATACAGGGACACAGAACCCAGGAAGTTAGATATCAAGCTTACAAGGATCAGGGAGGCAGTAGTTCCAGGCCTTTCGCTCCCAGCGGTAAGTCTTACGCAGATGTTCTGTCCGGCAATCAACAAGAGGTTGGTATCATGAAAGAAGTGGTGGCCTCAGTGTTCGCTAAGGCTTTCGAGGAGTTACATGGTAAGGCGATAATCGGGCGAAAGCGAAGGATTTATGGACGCTTTGGGAAGATGAATGTGCTGTTGAAGGAAGAAAAATATGGTGATACGACAATCAAGTATCTTGGCGGTCTAAGTATACTTTTAGTCTTCAAGTCGAGCTTCGAAGCTGATATTTTCAGGGCCGACATTCCTGGATTTGGGTGGTTTGACAGCGTGGAGTCATGGACAGGTCAAATGATTGCTTTCGAGAGACTTGCCTGGCTTAATATTTACGGCGTTCCGCTTCATCTGTCCGGTAATGAAACATTCGACTCGGTGGGAAGATGTTTCGGTAAAGTCATACACGCATCGCAACGACAACCGGAAGACAACATTTTAACTTGA